ATTACCTTATCATGCTTAAATCATCAGACAgtgcagaataaaaaataaataaattcaatccaTACTACATAAAtatcttctgattgaggttctggctgatatgtacatctattatcaggcagtacatctcacttgacgatgtgtgtcagaggaagaaaaattgtgtgtatatatctgaagtctgattagtgtaatatgtagcaaatcggcgatgtatgcaatgtcttagttgcctcatgagtgatgccttattgatgtcacttataaggctcaaacctgtcttcggacaattgactaaacaacaactacataaatacatgaaatttaTATCACTTCTGTAAATCACAAGCATACCTTCTCTTATTTTACTCTTTTCTAAACCCATTTGTTGAATCTTCTCCATTTGCTCTGTGACAAAATTGACTTTACGTTTAAAATATTCTTTAGCTCCTTCGACATCCTGTAACAAATATATtacttcaattaaattaaaaaaaaaaaacaattactgATTAAAATGTACTCATCACAAATAAAATCTTCTGCCCTGATTATGCGAATATTTCTAGCTCAATGCAAATGAAATAGTAATTTCTATTAATACTGAaatgattttattaacatttgtttattccttAAACTACTTTCTGAATTTTCACTTGTGACAGTTATTTTCAACACTGAAGGGGCGAGTTTAAATcatgttattatattaatatttcattaaaaaaaaaatgcattttgttttcacttactttctggatgaagTAGCCAGTTCCAATGTCTATAATGACTGCTTTTCCatcagctattttaccaggtacATACATCTGTTCGGTTACAGTCAAGGGAAAGAATTGCTCATCTTGAAGGAAActaaagtaaatattaattaaaattatagtcTTCATGTAgctaaaaaaaaactcagaaatgTATTGCTGCTCCTCcatctcttcctttcttttcttgacCATCCTCATGCACATAACAAACTTTCTGAATGAAGGTAAAGATTCTAAGTTACTAGAATGTTTGAAGAAGGGCGTCTGTCTTGTTGAGCTGAGCCTACCACAATAGTATAGTATTTCAACATAAATttattatgaaagaaaaatattttatggatATGGTACAgatctataaataaattatacatctgCAATCTCTGACCTCTTATTTAAAGTCATATTAcaaattatcaattttattaaagaaaacaatgtcggaggaaaaaagaccttcagaggccaagacgtagatgggaggataaaattaaaatggttttgagggaggtgggatatgattgtagagactggattaatcttgctcagaataaggaatgatggcgggcttatgtgagggcagcaatgaacctccgggttccgcaAAAGCCGTAAGTATTAAAGAAAACCATAGCCTACTTTAAATGTCAAATATCATGCTTtcataaaaacagaataaaaaaagggttaaacgagcgctgagaTAGTTCCCTTCCCTCTTTGCTTCCACACCTTCAGCTACCAACATAATTTTGgtaacattacgaaagtttcatgcTAGTGTACACTCAGGCTATaatttgcatatacgaatctgtgacaggttaggttaagttaggttagtttaggtttttgttatgtcttatatatacgaatctgtgacaggttacgtcaCGAATCTCAGCAGCCTAGTGATTTTTGTTTACTGATGTTGTCAGCATAATAGCTGACGTGGAAACAGAGTTACAATATAGgaattttgtgtctatttcattattatttgttgagTTTCACTGTACTCCAAtggttattgaattaatacaaattttacGTTATTCACATTACATCGTATCATGTGTTTTGTGTCCCTACGTCCCTTTCCTTCACTAGAAATCACAACGTTTGCACTTCTATTACCACACACCTCTTATTTCACACACAATTTACTACATTTccgaacaatttccttttcttgaaatatttcctTATAAAATCCTTAACTTTTGAAATCCATCTCCGCAAGAAATCCCTTACAAATTCGactattttcacttccaaaatcaccggaactacctcaacgAAAAAAAGTCTTCCAGTTTACATCATACTGCATGGAAGGCTAGATTTTACATTCAATTAACAAGAACAACTATGATAATATAATTTGCCTTAGTAGGGTGTCGATTTAAGTGTTCATTAATCGATGAAATTATGTGTGACATATTATCCAAATACcggtattagtaatttattattcGTAAAAGACGAGTATTTCCTCTGGACCAAAAGTACAAATTCGCTCTCATGTCTATGGTGAACACTTCTTACATCCCTAGCGGTGAATAAAATGACTGTTTGCGTGTCTGACGATAGAAATAAGAGCAGGTAAATGGCGGTAATTTTCACGATTTGTTACACATTGATAACATCAgatatcatcgaggatcagtgacaggttaggtttggtttgttgagGTTTTTGGTATTCCTTGCATACCTTATGTTTTTTGGTAGGCATACCAAAAACCTGaacaaatcaaacctaacctgtcactgatcttcCATGACATCACAAGTCCGTGTAACAAATCTTGAGAATTACCCCCACGTCAATTTCAATATACACTATCTAAATCCGTTAGGCTACGAGGCTTGGACAACTAAGGTTCATTTTAAGAACAGAGTTCAGAATATCAGTAAGGATACAGATCCTGTCAGTGGAACCATGATTGTCTTTCCTTCAGAATCAGGTGTAACCTTCTCCAAACTTTCACCGGAATCTTGAAATTTAGTTTGTGCCATTTTTAATGTTTGCAAAGAGTCTTGAAATACGCCCAATTCCTGTAGAATAAAATTGAGAAAACACAATGTAAATTACAGTGGCTTAAAGAATTAATACACCAATGTTTGGACTTAGCAAGATAATCGGCTTAACGTTCACTTATGCTGTTCATGAAAACTAATATTTTCGTAAAGAGTTATTTGTCCTGAACCAAAAATACAACACTAACGGAGTAAAAAATTGGTATTCTACTTGGATCAAATTTGTGCTAAAACGATTTGAgagttttgtatatttttctttgGAATCATAACATAAGTTAATGGGATTTAATGTACTACTATTTCAATGTTCAATAAATATAATCGTGAGACGAGCTATTCTTAGAACCTTGCACAGAacaaattctatagctactaTAAACATGATACAATAAGAGTAGCATGCTGTGAAAATAACAGCTTTTTTCTtcgacaaacaaaataaaaaatcattatattaattcttaatggaaacttaatatgaaaataaactttCACCTGGTCTAATTGTTGTTTAATTTGAGTGAGCTGTTGAAGATTTAACTTTGTTAAATCAATCTGCTGCAATTCCGGTCCCTCTTTAGTCGCCATGTTTCCAGTTTATCGTGTTTTGTTCATTCACGTCAGTGCAgccataataatatttcacagcTGGTTAAGTTTTGTTATCTAAAGTATAAAATTATGCAGTAGTTTCATAGTCGTATTTAAAATGCAATAGAAAGTGTATTTATAAATTACctcaaatatataatttaaaatgtctCTTATGGTTATCATTTGACATTTTATGAGACAATTTGATGGACAAGAGTGGTAGACATGGATTTCCATATGAGGCAAGAATCCATGAATCACCGATTACTATGGGATATTACTCTCTTTGGTTAGGGTTcttcgttaattttgaattaagacataaaaaaataaatactctaTTGTACAATTTGAGACCAGGGAATAGGTTTCTTCCTTCCTGGAGAATAGCAATAATTGGTAACAGCTCATTCTCTGTTGAGGAACCAATACACGGTAcctacatgttttttttattgcgttattttacgacgctgtatcaacatgtaggttatttagcgtctgaatgaaatgaaggtgataatgccggtgaaatgagtccggggtccagcaccgaaagttccccagcacttgctcgtattgtgttgagggaaaaccccggaaaaaaatctcaaccaggtaacttgccccgaccgggattcgaacccgcgccatctggtttcgcggccagacgtactgaccgttactccacatgttgTTCAGAAACGTTGCAGGTCTCTGGTGGAActatcaaaatatataattttatttattgtcttaaACTGTTGTAaatggaacaataaaattacatactttATTTATACGAATATTATTTTTACCTTAACAGTCACTTACACTGGttggtattttccgaggttttccccaaccataagataaATGCCAGGTAccggtaatctctggcgaatcctcgacctcacatCATATcgtaaaaaattgtaatcttctaAAATCTTgtcttgtttcacatcctaaagcttcaatgctaattaagatatgtggaataaataaatgaaattaaattacagccaaGAAACAAGTTTATGCTCTATTCGCCACATCTTCAAGAATGAGCGTACGCACAGATGCATGCTATTCCGGGTAAGCACAGTTTGAACTGTGGCAATACTTGGGAGAAATTTGTGTCTGAATTATTATGTAGGGAtccaaaattaattttagaaattttacttaaatattGGGTGTAATGATTTTGTGATAATAAGTAGATCGATGTATTGGCACGGTTGCCTCTGATTCACTCTTAACCAATCGCTGAATGAATTATGGCATGGTGCAAACCAATGTACACAGTACACACACTACACAGTAActtacatgaaataaatttcatataaatgatatttttatCTACGAGTAAcacattaaatttttttctaagtcTGTACATGACAGACGAAGTGAGGGGGAGGTGAAGAATGTTGTTGGAAAGAAATAGGGAAACGGGGGTACCAGAAAAATGTCATCTACAatatctgctttgtccaccacaaattccattacgacTAGACCGGTGAGCGAACACGGTCCGTTCAGTTGGAATATCACCGCGTTAGCGCCGAGCCACAGACGCGGTTGAGAGTGTTAGCCGAATGGCTGGAGTATCGGTTTTCTATGTCGGATACCTGGGTTCAATTTCCGACAAATCCAAAATGAAAGACCGTGTTAGGAACACTTTTACGCGGTATATTCCAGTTTTCGGATCCATGTGATCATCAAATCAATGCAACGTagctactgtcttcgcgctacgagttggcgcggggagtatataggcgggacgggggaacttcacgctacactctgacctgaaaacgtcagtccacttacttggctacaagggaacggagtcagacataaaagattccgcatcttcggtgctgtcgctatgactataattatcacatttttcaaaatttctggagtatgatctgtccacgataatcgtctgtttatgttccagccgtgtatattaattcgaatctctcaacaaagccattagccccaccgcccccatcctgatggacaacaatgagtgttctggacacatttacggtagtcaaaactcccgtaacatttttatcctgccagcacttgggaaacgttaaattggtaggcctatctatccgcatttcgtccagatacaaaatcggtttttccactttcctaagctttcttatttgctgtagatatcttcacgtattctaatttacagtgttttcctcaattttttttgctgcacacttcttccacctgaaatcctttttcagtattcgtcttaatgttgtctttcatttcaaatcaattttctcttgtaaaagggtagacgtttgttgcagcttggtactatttttttacttgttatttaacgacattgtaataactactagcttcttcagtgtcgattgaattgatgatggcgagatagtatttggcgaaatgaaaccaaggattcgccatagattacctgacatttgcctaccgcttgggaaaacctcggaaaaaacgcaaccaggtagtcagcgcaaaagggaatcgaactcactcccgagcacaactgcagatcagcaggcaaacgcgctacctcctcagCTAcgacggtggccctctttcttttccaaataaaaattctcaattatatcttttttgtcaatctcccgtcgaagtcatctacatttgcgtttcggtagtctggacgtttacattttttttctccctcaggtgtcgacaacgcacattcttctgtgcagtctttcatttcattccttatacgctgtattgttcttgtggatagattagagtacttttctacgtttgctgtaggtttcgtaagaggaatgcaaaggcactgttgttctttttcttcatcaaagaaatattttgcacttctaataatattcctttcttcgctatagattgtcaatccttgtttcctctttgtcgacatatttacaataaacaaaaaactgctataaacctaaataacagtatataataacataaattctattaactatattattatcaacactattaacacgaaaagcaaaggataactaaatcaatacgagatttgtggtatactgaaaacaattgtcttgttgaaactaataaaacactacagtaaaaaccccactattattttcacaaagtcgcaaagattcatagacacgtgcagtagatgtttgtgaaacaggaatattgcagtgaacagcgcggtgcgcatgcgcgactgtttcccctccgccccgtctaagtacttcagccgccttctcctggcgtgacaagaGTACTGTAGATATAGGCTATTTTATATGGTGCTGAATGTCTAAGAAGGTACAAATGATCTACTATTCTATACTGTAGTTTCGGCATGTTATTCATAAAGGATGACGTTTGAATCTATGATGTAAATCGAAGAATAAGAGAAAGAGCTGGGTTGGGGAAGAACTTAACATTGATCTGTTTCAAGAAATAGGTTACGGTACGTTATTTTGTTTCCGTCAAAGATGATAAAATATTCATGCAATCTTATAGTCGTAAATAGAAATATAGTATCAGGGCGCTTCgtgaaaagtttattattattattactattattattattattattattattattactactactactattgtcatTACTTATTAGTAATGCCACAActacaatacataggcctactaatcattcattcattcattcattcattcatagtgttctgcccaagggcaggtctgtcactgcaaacccagctttctccaatctttcctattttctgccttctcctttgtctctgcatatgattcatttatcttaatgtcatctatcatctggtatcttcttctgctccgaattcttctcctgttcacctttccttctagtgcatccttcagtaagcagtacTACTAATCCATATACTCCTACTTATAAAATACGAAATTGAGTAAGGCTAAAGTAAGACAATTAGCAtgttatattgtaaaaataaaaaaagcaggGCGCTCTCAGATTGCAGAAAAAAGTACTGGAGCGATGCCTGATGCGCCCTGGCATGATTGCACCCCTGATCTTAGTGCTGGAGTAACTGAAAGCAAACCAACTATCCTACAAAGAGTCTGAACACAATTTCGCGGGATATCCTTCTGTCATTTTTTCCCCAAATTTCACCATATTTCTATTAACCCTTTccgctcgaatgagtccatttggaatcactaacatttctgtaatctctgactcatatgatttTCCTGATGATTTCATTTCGTATCCTCAGAAGTATTTTCGTTatttaccgatagagtgcagtagccgccagttccttggccagttattattagtaagaggattgctttttttttttggtttgtcCAGGTGTTTCTATGGACTTGTTCACCCATGAATTCAGGTCAGAAAGAGTTAATAATCATCATTTCGGTGCAACTTTGATACATTTTCTATGGTACACTACAAGTGACGTCTAAGAGGCGTAGTGTTCTACTTCATCTTATTCGTGAAGAAGGGCGGGTGGTCAATGATgagagaaagaggaaagaaaaacttTACATTAGTTTCTTTCGAGAAGTAGGTTAcgtcattttgttttcataaaatattataaaatattcatgCAATCTCAGTGTtgagaaaattaaaagtaaaacacAATTCCACAAagattttgaatacattttttttttcgagatactATTCTTGGCCCTTTCAAAATTCCACCATAATATATCTCATCATTTCGGTGCAACTTTGATACATCTCCCATGGTACACTAGGAGAAACGTCTAAAGAAGTACAATGATCTACAGTTTTGGATGTTATTCGGCGCTGAGTCAATGATGATCAATGCACGAGAGAAAGAACGAAGAAAGACATTACATTAGTTTCTTTCGAGACGTATGTTATGCCATTTTGATTTCatcaaatgttataaaatatttatgcaatCTCAGTGTTgaggaaattgaaattaaaataccatttcacaaaagttttgaatacattttttcGGGATGCTCCCGTTGGCTCTTCCAAAAGTCCACCATatttatatatcaatattatgTCTCCtaatttttctagtgttcatatagtaatatgtgttacaagagcggtatgttgaagttttcatgttcgaggaaaagtttgaaaaagcgaaacgtagttgagcttttttaatttccgagaattgaaagaaaacataccgctcgtgtatcgtacattattttgtgcgaagatcgtttattacatacctgaaagaggaatttttaattagttgcaatgaaatctccatcttggtttctgttcaatgacggcaaatttgcaaaacaaaaatatctaccttcaacattgttgctttaaaatgttttctgtgtttactatactccagcaggcagtgatatacgtctatctttttttcccccagtctatgatgagtctggaatcttgttgattttttcacggcttccttaatgttacttgcatcacgaatgcagtaactttagtggagttgtagagtttacttaatttttgcaaatatttaaaaagaataattaacagtgcaatttaggtgaaattgcagtggtaagtttccaatttataattattactatattgaacgtgtctaaaaataatatgttaaaagcctaaagcagtaaaatcaatatgtcacttaagcggtaagaataggaaaattgttatgtgtgttaggttgggaatactgaatgtggaattttagactttccgcggattggttttgtgcggaaaccaagcaaatacgcacgttcTCGCACAAAATGATCTTTGCtactaataaaagatgtaggccaTATTATTTCCAGATGAAACAAGTATAGTATTTACAGCCAATAACTTCAGCACATTCCAGTCTTCAACACGGGCAATTTCCCCCAAAATACAGTATGTGATTgcttctcagccaataaattaatattaaaatgtaataaaattaacataatccaatttaaaccttgtccaaattcaaccttgcaaatttcaagcgcaataaacAGGCCCCTAATAGAAATAACAACGAAAGTTTTTgtcttacaaatcgataatatattaaattggaaaGTCATATTAAAAGAGataactcccaaactaaattctgCAAGTTTTGCTATTAGGTCTATGCAAGAGATAATAAatgtcaataccttaaaaacaataagtatactttgcatactttcactcggtaatgaattttggaataatattctggagaaattctacagatagttaCAGAATATTCTActacaaaaaacaataattaaaataatagtaagtgccaaatctagggaatcgtgtaagaccatttaaaaaaactacaatacTATCTATGGGTTTtcagtctatatttttttttcattaatgaacTTCCTCCTATGTAATCCTATGTAATGTATGaaagattatttagagccaaattaaagatgtaggcctacctaatttctcacgctttctattctgtagataaaTTTATGTCATTCAATagcgctgcatgaatatttctgcctTGAATTAAATATCAATTTACTAATCCATTGTATTGTAATAGTATACGGTAAAACCCTTCGATATATTGCAAAACCCTTCTgtaacatatgagccgttcagagcaaaagtggtgtaagtcaaaattaggtaatgaggtttaaagtaaaaattctgtaaaatgcagcgcaaagtagcaattaatatgtcctatttgctatccactgactacttatagtttaaataaactgaatattaattgctactttgcgctgtattttacagaatgtttactttaacgctcattacccatttttgacttacaccacttctgctctgaacggctcatgtatatttcaactagactgtgagcacagtctaagacatacagtcacgcaactcatacgtataaaatatgccaacatttgacagctggcgcgacagtagccctctagcggcaggcaagttaaaagtgtgcacacgacataagataacatatcagaaaacgggttttgcgtaatttgttttatatttttatgctatacagtaagtgtatatgattcttattaattttaatttagaatcctagaagaatttcacacgcagttaatctacaagtttcagaagctgagaataaacgtaattctttctgctccttacaactgaatcatggaactgttcacgtatcatggtttgaaataatatagttgttcgtacgtggatggttaattaaattcattcctgaatatatttatgaatcattagaactctagatttcctgtgagaagagtcaaaattagtagcttcaaaattgtaggttacattgcgtggtgaacgcctctccctatttcctgagaaattaactattttccataccgcaaattggggtaaactcggccgctgaggtaaacttgaaaataaaaaaggggaagatttaaaccttaatatgacagacattgatttatgaagtttattatttttcatttcttaagaaccggtatttcctttattattttgagtgacaaatagtgctgatattatggtttaaatgtttatggcaagtttaccgcattttacattacatttccagttttcacacataatgcctaattttaacttatcctacctatataatacgtaatttacatgcccttactgttaatatgacgtaggtgaaaacaaataaatgaacacacaattttgttgaaaaaattgtgacttcaattaactcagaaaatgtaggcctaattttattttcagagcagaagtggtgtaagtcaaaatgggtaatgagggttaaagtaaacattctttaaaatacagcgcaaagtagcagttaatattgaatttatttaaactattagtagtcagtgaatagcacgaaggatatattaattgctactttgcgctgtattttacagaatatttactttaaatctcattacctaattttgacttacaccacttctgctctgaacagctcaaataatcactgggaatgtaaaatcaacaccaatagcagtcatgcaaattattacagaaaagattgctttttatattaagtttaaaaaggctcttgagaacttaatacgtctgccacatgaatctacaccaacacatcagaaatctatcgacacagtctggatttattcaagaagtgaatattttgcaaaaggattacaatactccatgaattcttgaaaaattaacaccatgatccctacttgaatgcaatataacgttcaacttttgaaaaatatatagaaaaaaa
This sequence is a window from Periplaneta americana isolate PAMFEO1 chromosome 2, P.americana_PAMFEO1_priV1, whole genome shotgun sequence. Protein-coding genes within it:
- the Pfdn5 gene encoding probable prefoldin subunit 5, coding for MATKEGPELQQIDLTKLNLQQLTQIKQQLDQELGVFQDSLQTLKMAQTKFQDSGESLEKVTPDSEGKTIMVPLTGSMYVPGKIADGKAVIIDIGTGYFIQKDVEGAKEYFKRKVNFVTEQMEKIQQMGLEKSKIREAVMDVMEVRLQAQLSVQQQQRQQQAAKS